Below is a window of Anaeromyxobacter diazotrophicus DNA.
CGGCGAGCGCGGTGCGGAGCGAGGGCGGCCGGGCGGCGGTGCTGGTGGTGGCGAGCGGCAAGGCCGAGCTCCGCCCGGTCGACGCCGCCCCGGTGAACCCCGGCACCTGGGCGGTGCGCGGCGGCCTCGACCCGGCGGCCGAGGTGATCCTCGACCCCGGCTCGCTGGCCGCGGGCGATCCCGTCGTCGCAGTGGCGCGGTAGGGCAGGGGAGCGAGCCGACCATGAGCCCCATCAAGACCTTCATCTCGCGCCCGGTGTTCACCGGGATGCTCACCCTGGTGGTCCTCGTCTTCGGGGTGGTCGCCTACCCGCGCATCGGCGTCGACCAGCTCCCCGAGGTCGAGTTCCCGGTGGTCACCGTCACCACCGTCCTCCCCGGCGCCGACCCGGAGGCGATCGAGCGCACCGTCACGAAGCCGCTGGAGGAGGCGCTCAACACCCTCTCCGGCCTCGACACCCTGCGCTCGGTGAACGTCGAGAACGTCTCGCAGATCGTGGTCCGCTTCGACCTGGAGCGGAACGTCGACGTGGCCGCCCAGGACGTGCGCGACCGCGTCCAGGCCACGCTCTCGAAGCTGCCCAAGGAGATCGACACGCCGGTGGTGGAGAAGTTCGACATCGGCGCCGCGCCGGTGGCGACGCTGGCGCTCTCGGCGCCGCTGCCGGTCGAGCGGCTCACCCAGCTCACCGACGACGTGGTGAAGCCGGCGCTGCAGCAGGTGCCCGGCGTGGGGGCGGTGGAGGTGGTGGGCGGGCGCAAGCGCGAGATCACCGTCGTCCCCGACCCCCGCCTGCTGCGCGGCTACGGGCTCTCCCCGAGCGACGTGGTGCAGGCGCTCCGCGCGCAGAGCATCGACGTGCCGGGCGGGCGCACCCTCGAGCCGGGCGTGGAGCGCTCGGTGAAGCTCGCCGCCGAGGCGCGCTCGGTGGAGGCGCTGCGCGCGCTCGTCATCGCCAGCCCGGGCGGCACGCCGCTCCGGCTCGGGCAGGTGGCGCAGGTGCTCGACGGGCCGGCCGAGGCGCGCAGCGTGGCGCGGCTCGGCGACCGGAGCGCCCTGGGGCTCGTCGTCCGCAAGCAGTCGGGCTCGAACACGGTGGAGGTGACGGAGCGGCTCGAGGAGAGCCTCTCCCGGCTCCAGGGGCAGCTCCCGCCCGGCAGCGAGGTGAAGGTCGTCGTGGACGGCGCCAAGTTCATCCGCTCCTCCATCGACGCGGTGAAGGAGGACATGATCCTGGGCGGCGTCCTGGCGGTGGTGGTGGTGCTCCTCTTCCTGCGCAACTGGCGCTCGACGCTGGTGGCGGCGGTGGCGCTCCCGACCTCCATCATCGGCACCTTCGCCGTCATGCACGCGCTCCACTTCACCTTCAACGTCATCACCATGCTGGCGCTGACGCTCTCGATCGGCCTGCTCATCGACGACGCCATCGTCGTCATCGAGAACATCGTCCGGCACCTCGAGGAGGGGCAGTCGCCCTGGGAGGCGGCGCGCCGGGGGACCGGCGAGATCGCGCTGGCGGTGCTGGCGGTGACCCTGGCGGTGGTGGCGGTGTTCGTCCCGGTGGCCTTCATGGAAGGCATCATGGGGCGCTTCTTCTACCAGTTCGGCGTCACGGTCGCGGTGGCGGTGCTCATCTCCTACGCGGTCTCGATGACGCTCACGCCCATGCTCTCGGCGCGCCTGCTCCGCGAGCACGCGCACCCCGGCCGCGCCTCGCGCGCCATCGAGGGCGTGCTCCGCGCCATCGAGGCCTTCTACCGCCGCGCCCTCGGCGCCATGCTCTCGCACCGCGCGCTCACGCTCGCGGTCGCGAGCGCGGTGCTGGTGCTGACCGTCCTCCTGGCGGGCCGCCTCAAGTTCACCTTCATGCCGAGCCAGGACATGAGCCAGGTGAAGGTGACGCTGGAGCTGCCGAGCGGCGGCACGCTCGACGAGACGCGCCGCCAGCTCGACGACCTGTCGCGCCAGAT
It encodes the following:
- a CDS encoding efflux RND transporter permease subunit, with the protein product MSPIKTFISRPVFTGMLTLVVLVFGVVAYPRIGVDQLPEVEFPVVTVTTVLPGADPEAIERTVTKPLEEALNTLSGLDTLRSVNVENVSQIVVRFDLERNVDVAAQDVRDRVQATLSKLPKEIDTPVVEKFDIGAAPVATLALSAPLPVERLTQLTDDVVKPALQQVPGVGAVEVVGGRKREITVVPDPRLLRGYGLSPSDVVQALRAQSIDVPGGRTLEPGVERSVKLAAEARSVEALRALVIASPGGTPLRLGQVAQVLDGPAEARSVARLGDRSALGLVVRKQSGSNTVEVTERLEESLSRLQGQLPPGSEVKVVVDGAKFIRSSIDAVKEDMILGGVLAVVVVLLFLRNWRSTLVAAVALPTSIIGTFAVMHALHFTFNVITMLALTLSIGLLIDDAIVVIENIVRHLEEGQSPWEAARRGTGEIALAVLAVTLAVVAVFVPVAFMEGIMGRFFYQFGVTVAVAVLISYAVSMTLTPMLSARLLREHAHPGRASRAIEGVLRAIEAFYRRALGAMLSHRALTLAVASAVLVLTVLLAGRLKFTFMPSQDMSQVKVTLELPSGGTLDETRRQLDDLSRQIRAVPGVTETFAVAGAGAQEEVHKGEITVNLVPVARRAYGQEAFKQHLRRTLRVSPAAKLSVQDFALVAGGGSRPQQVQLNLRSTDFDALLTAVEKTRQAMLSNPGFVDVDTTWRSGKPQLEVVVDRERAAALGVPAALVGQNVRALMGGDKVADFHEGGDSYDVKVKLPADVLADPAALGAVPVRAPGGQLVELRSLASIVPAVGPSQIEHQAQMRQVTLLADLRGYSLGEGMSYLTAFAQKELPKGVQFDFEGQGRELGRAGKAFLQALLLGIVLIYIILAAQFESLVHPFTIMMSLPFAVIGGIAGLLLANQYLSMMAMIGFIMLMGLVTKNGILLVEFTNQLRAAGRSTREALLEAGPIRLRPILMTSVAMIAGMIPVALAQGDGAETRVPMAVAIIGGLVTSTALTLGVVPVVYASLDALRARLARRGGRAAPAAPADLAA